In the genome of Spirochaetaceae bacterium, the window CAGCGGGGCCGGCGAGCGCTGCCGCGTCGCCCGCGCTGCACTCCGTACCGCAGGCGGCCGACCCGGCCGCCGCCGCGAAGCTGACCCTGCTGCGGCGGGTAGGGCGGGCCGATCCCGAGAGCCTCAGCGACTACCGCCGCCACGGCGGCTGCTCCGCGCTGCGCTGCGCTGTCGAGCTCGGGCCCGTCGGCGTGCTGCGCGAGTTGCGCGACTCCCGGCTGCAGGGCCGCGGCGGCGCCGCGTTCCCGACCGCCGCCAAGTGGGAGGCGGTAGCGGGCGCCGCGGCGCGCCCGCACTACGTGGTGTGCAACGCCGACGAGTCGGAACCGGGTACGTTCAAGGATCGGGTGGTGATGGAGCAGGATCCGTTCGCCGTGATCGAGGCGCTGGTGATCGCCGGCTTCACCACCGGCGCCACCACCGGCTACCTGTACATCCGCGGCGAGTACCCGCTGGCCACCCGCCGCCTGCTGCATGCCATCGCACAGGCGCGCGCCTGGGGCCTGCTCGGAAGCGACATCATGGGCCTCGGGGTCGACTTCGACGTCGAAGTGCGGCGCGGTGCCGGCGCCTACATCTGCGGCGAGGAGACGGCGCTGTTCAACTCGCTGGAGGGATTCCGCGGCGAGCCGCGCAGCAAGCCGCCCTATCCGACCGAGGCGGGCCTGTTCGGCAAGCCGACCGCGGTCAACAACGTGGAGACGCTGATCAACCTGCTGCCGATCATGCTCGGCGGTGGCCGCTCCTACGCGGCGGTCGGCACCGAGCAGTCCACCGGCCCCAAGCTGTTCTGCCTGTCCGGCGCGGTGGCCAGGCCGGGCGTCTACGAGGTGGAGTTCGGCACCACCCTGCGCGATCTGCTCGCGCTGGCCGGCGGCACCACCGGCGGCCAGCCGCGTGCCATCCTGCTCGGCGGCGCCGCCGGCAGCTTCGTCGGCTCGGAGCATCTCGATCTGCCGCTCACCTTCGAGGACACGCGCGCCGCCGGCACCACGCTCGGCTCCGGCGTCGTGATGCCGTTCGCACCCGGCACCGACTTCCTGGACATTACGCGCCGCATCGCGCAGTTCTTCCGCGACGAGTCGTGCGGCCAGTGCGTGCCGTGCCGGGTGGGCACGGTGCGCCAGGAAGAGGCGCTGCAGCGGTGGGCCGCCGGCGGCGGCGCGGAGCAGGCGCTGCTCGCCGATCTGGCACAGGTGATGAGCGACGCATCGATCTGCGGTCTCGGCCACACGGCCGCCTCGGCATTGCAGTCGGCGCTGCGCCTCGGGCTGCTCGATCGCAACGGAGAAGGATAGTGAACGAATCGCGGCGCAGCGTGACCCTCACGGTGGACGGGCACACGGTACAGGTGGCGGAGGGCGCCACCATTCTCGATGCCTGCCGGCAGTTGGCGATCGAAACCCCCACCATGTGCTTCGCCGACAACCTGACCCCGGTCAACGCGTGCCGCGTGTGCGTGGTCGAACTGGAGGGCTCCCGCGCCCTGGTGCCGGCGTGCGCGCGCGCCGCCGCCGATGGCATGCAGGTGCGTACCGACTCCGAGCGCGTCCGCCACAGCCGCCGCCTGGTGCTGGAGCTGCTCGCTTCCTCGGTGGACCTGAGCTGCGCCGGTGAGGCCGTGCATCGCTGGCAGGCCGCCTACGGCGCCGAGCCGGAGCGGTTCGGCCCGCCGGCGCCGGGCGCCGCACCCGGCGAGCGGGAGCGGCAGCACGCCGGCCACCACGCGGTCCCCGACGGGACCACCGCGGCCACCGTCGGCCAGCCGGCCAAGGTGCAGGACGACCTGTACGTACGCGACTACAAGCGCTGCATTCTGTGCTACAAGTGCGTCGAGGCGTGTGGCGAGGACGCCCAGAACACGTTCGCCATCGCGGTGGCGGGACGCGGCTTCGATGCCCGCATCGCCACCGAATACGAGCAGCCGCTGCCCGATTCGGCGTGCGTCTACTGCGGCAATTGCATCGGCGTATGTCCGACCGGGGCGCTCATGTTCAAGAGCGAGTATGACCACCGCGCCGCCGGCACCTGGGACGAGTCGCGGCAGGAGGTGACCCGCACCGTGTGCTCCTACTGCGGCGTCGGCTGCAACCTGGAGCTGCATGTACAGGACGAGGAGATCGTCAAGGTCACCTCGCCGGCGGACCACTCGGTGACCCACGGTCACCTGTGCATCAAGGGGCGCTTCGGCTTCCAGTTCGTACAGAACCGCCCCGAGCAACCGGAGCGAAGCTGACCCGCGCGCAGACAGCCGTTGGCGTGCCCTATGCGATTCCCGTAACCCGGCCGGCGCCGGTGTAGATGTTGCAGCGCCCGTCGCGCAGGAAGCCGACCAGCGTGATGCGCAGCTCCTGCGCCAGCTCGCAGGCCAGGCTGGAGGGGGCGCCGACCGCCGCCAGGAAGCGGATGCCGGCACATGCGGCCTTCTGCACCAGCTCGAATCCGGTACGGCCGCTGAACAGCACCACCGCATCGCGCAGCGGCAGCGCGCCGGCGAGCAACGCGTGGCCGATCAGCTTGTCGAGCGCGTTGTGGCGCCCGATGTCCTCGCGCAGCAGCCGCAGCCCGCCGCCGGCGCCGAACCACGCCGCCGCGTGCAATCCGCCGGTCTGTGCGAACGTGCGCTGGTGGCGGCGCAGCTCCTCCGGCAGGCCGTGCAGTACCGCCACGTCCACGTTCGGGCCGGACTCGGCATCGCCGGGCGCGGCGGGCTCCGGAACCGTGGCCAGCACCGCGGCAATCGAGTCCTTGCCGCACACGCCGCAGCTCGCCGACGCCGGCAGGGGCTCGCCGCGGGCATCGAGTCCGCGCCCGGCGATGTGACTGGTGTCGCCGGCCAGCGAAGCGCGCACCACGTTGTCCTCGCGCGGGCAGTAGCTGACGTCGACCAGGTCGCCGGGGCGGCGGATGAAGCC includes:
- the fdhD gene encoding formate dehydrogenase accessory sulfurtransferase FdhD, translating into MAGTRRDRAQQVAVLRVQGTGSHRTPDLLAVEEPLEIRVHRAGTPAQEGDRNVAVTMRTPGHDFELAAGFLFNEGFIRRPGDLVDVSYCPREDNVVRASLAGDTSHIAGRGLDARGEPLPASASCGVCGKDSIAAVLATVPEPAAPGDAESGPNVDVAVLHGLPEELRRHQRTFAQTGGLHAAAWFGAGGGLRLLREDIGRHNALDKLIGHALLAGALPLRDAVVLFSGRTGFELVQKAACAGIRFLAAVGAPSSLACELAQELRITLVGFLRDGRCNIYTGAGRVTGIA
- a CDS encoding SLBB domain-containing protein: AGPASAAASPALHSVPQAADPAAAAKLTLLRRVGRADPESLSDYRRHGGCSALRCAVELGPVGVLRELRDSRLQGRGGAAFPTAAKWEAVAGAAARPHYVVCNADESEPGTFKDRVVMEQDPFAVIEALVIAGFTTGATTGYLYIRGEYPLATRRLLHAIAQARAWGLLGSDIMGLGVDFDVEVRRGAGAYICGEETALFNSLEGFRGEPRSKPPYPTEAGLFGKPTAVNNVETLINLLPIMLGGGRSYAAVGTEQSTGPKLFCLSGAVARPGVYEVEFGTTLRDLLALAGGTTGGQPRAILLGGAAGSFVGSEHLDLPLTFEDTRAAGTTLGSGVVMPFAPGTDFLDITRRIAQFFRDESCGQCVPCRVGTVRQEEALQRWAAGGGAEQALLADLAQVMSDASICGLGHTAASALQSALRLGLLDRNGEG
- a CDS encoding 2Fe-2S iron-sulfur cluster-binding protein, encoding MNESRRSVTLTVDGHTVQVAEGATILDACRQLAIETPTMCFADNLTPVNACRVCVVELEGSRALVPACARAAADGMQVRTDSERVRHSRRLVLELLASSVDLSCAGEAVHRWQAAYGAEPERFGPPAPGAAPGERERQHAGHHAVPDGTTAATVGQPAKVQDDLYVRDYKRCILCYKCVEACGEDAQNTFAIAVAGRGFDARIATEYEQPLPDSACVYCGNCIGVCPTGALMFKSEYDHRAAGTWDESRQEVTRTVCSYCGVGCNLELHVQDEEIVKVTSPADHSVTHGHLCIKGRFGFQFVQNRPEQPERS